Within the Arthrobacter sp. V1I7 genome, the region TCGAGGAGCGCAGTTTTTTCTCATCCGTGCTGCCGAAGATCTGCCCGGCCGTACGTCCGGCCAGGCCGGACACCGCCGCCGCACTTTCGAGCAGGCGTGGACCCAGCACCGGATGCCGGAGGTAGGCCCGCGCTTCGTCCAGGCTGGAGAGGGCGTATCGCCTGGCGGTCGCGCTGTGCCCCAGGCCTGCAAGCTGGGGGAAGACGAACCACATCCAGTGGCTTCGCTTGGAGCCCTGCCGAAGCTCCGCGAGAGCCCGACGATAAGTTCCGCCCAAATCCTGGGCCGTGACAAAGCGTTCAAGATCATAGGGGTCCTCCACGGATTCCTCCACGGTTTCCTCCTCAGGTCAGGTGGCTGCCGCCTCCATCCAAGCACCGATCCGGAGCCGCGGAAAGCCTACGACGTGCCCGCCAGCCGGTCCTTCGCACGATCGCCGCGGGGTCCCGCCGGAACCAGCTCGGTGGCCCGGGCGAGTCCTTGGGCCGGCGTCGAGACATACAAGCTCTCGGCCCGGCTCACCTGGAAGGTTTCATGCCGGCAACCACAGAACCCGCCGGAGTCCGGACATGA harbors:
- a CDS encoding DUF1810 domain-containing protein; translated protein: MEDPYDLERFVTAQDLGGTYRRALAELRQGSKRSHWMWFVFPQLAGLGHSATARRYALSSLDEARAYLRHPVLGPRLLESAAAVSGLAGRTAGQIFGSTDEKKLRSSITLFLRADPEEPAFRRLLDQYFEGLPDTATDELLEGKA